One Buchnera aphidicola (Pentalonia nigronervosa) DNA segment encodes these proteins:
- the atpG gene encoding F0F1 ATP synthase subunit gamma → MTSAKEIKSKIISVINTKKITKSMEMIAIAKMRKAEARMFASRPYSDVIKNVINHVMHGHVEYQHCYLNTRKIKRIGMIIVSTDKGLCGSLNTNLFKQVLLKMHYFYQNNISCDLILFGLKSLSVFEIYGSSILAKITHLGDNPDFIKLKNVVRIVLKEYRNCRIDQILIAFNKFQNKMIQYPQIYQLLPFVKSHTNNINHDQRWDYLYETDSKLMLDMLFNRYAESQIYQSVLENIASEHSARMVAMKTATDNSSNRIKELQLIYNKVRQANITQELIEIIAGAAAVSVN, encoded by the coding sequence GTGACGAGCGCAAAAGAAATAAAAAGTAAAATTATTAGTGTTATTAATACTAAAAAAATTACTAAGTCTATGGAAATGATTGCGATCGCGAAAATGAGAAAAGCAGAAGCGCGTATGTTTGCTAGTCGTCCATATTCTGATGTTATAAAAAATGTTATTAATCATGTTATGCATGGACATGTAGAATATCAGCATTGTTATTTGAATACACGTAAAATAAAACGCATTGGTATGATTATAGTATCGACTGATAAAGGATTATGTGGCAGTTTAAATACTAATCTTTTTAAACAAGTATTATTAAAAATGCATTATTTTTATCAAAATAATATTTCATGTGATTTAATATTATTTGGTTTAAAAAGTTTATCAGTTTTTGAAATATATGGTAGTTCTATTCTTGCTAAAATTACACATTTAGGTGATAACCCTGATTTTATAAAGTTAAAGAATGTTGTTAGAATAGTATTAAAAGAATATCGAAATTGTCGCATTGATCAAATTTTAATTGCTTTTAACAAATTTCAAAATAAGATGATACAATATCCACAAATTTATCAATTATTACCCTTTGTTAAGTCGCATACTAACAATATTAACCACGATCAACGATGGGATTATTTATACGAGACAGATTCTAAATTAATGTTAGATATGTTATTTAATCGATATGCTGAATCGCAAATATATCAAAGTGTTTTAGAAAATATAGCAAGTGAACATTCTGCTCGTATGGTTGCCATGAAAACTGCGACAGATAACAGTAGTAATAGAATTAAAGAATTACAATTAATATACAATAAAGTACGTCAAGCAAATATTACTCAAGAATTAATTGAAATCATAGCAGGTGCAGCAGCAGTTTCAGTAAATTAA
- the atpD gene encoding F0F1 ATP synthase subunit beta: protein MTTGRIIQIIGAVVDVEFHHDSVPKIYNALEVNNKLNKLILEVQQQLGSGVVRTIAMGSSNGLKRGLLVTDLGHCIKVPVGEITLGRIMNVLGETIDQKGAFQHMDHVKTEYREIHQNPVSYTEQTSSQEILETGIKVIDLICPFSKGGKVGLFGGAGVGKTVNMMELIRNIAVEHSGYSVFTGVGERIREGNDFYHEMRESKVLDKVALVYGQMNEPPGNRLRVAFTGLTIAEKFRDDGKNVLLFIDNIYRYILAGTEVSALLGRMPSAVGYQPTLSEEMGLLQERITSTKNGSITSIQAVYVPADDLTDPAPATTFAHLDSTVTLSRQIASLGIYPAIDPLNSTSRQLDPNIIGDEHYNVAIAVRSILQKYQELKDIISILGMDELSEKDKLLVSRARKIQKFLSQPFFVAEVFTGFPGKYVSLQKNVQGFKGIIDGEFDTIPEQAFYMVGSIDDVIEKAKTL, encoded by the coding sequence ATGACTACTGGCAGAATTATTCAAATTATTGGTGCTGTAGTAGATGTGGAATTTCATCATGATTCAGTACCAAAAATATATAATGCTTTGGAAGTAAACAACAAACTAAATAAGTTAATTTTGGAGGTACAACAGCAATTAGGTTCAGGTGTTGTCCGAACTATTGCTATGGGTTCTTCAAACGGTTTAAAAAGAGGTTTGTTGGTTACTGATCTTGGGCATTGTATAAAAGTACCAGTAGGAGAGATAACATTAGGTCGCATAATGAATGTGTTAGGCGAAACTATTGATCAAAAAGGCGCATTTCAACACATGGATCATGTTAAAACTGAATATCGTGAAATCCATCAAAATCCTGTAAGTTATACAGAACAAACTAGCTCACAAGAAATATTAGAAACAGGTATAAAAGTTATTGATTTAATTTGTCCTTTTTCAAAGGGTGGGAAAGTGGGTTTGTTTGGTGGTGCAGGCGTAGGAAAAACTGTAAATATGATGGAATTAATTCGCAATATTGCTGTTGAGCATTCTGGTTATTCAGTATTTACTGGTGTTGGTGAAAGAATTCGTGAAGGCAACGATTTTTATCATGAAATGAGAGAGTCAAAGGTTTTAGATAAAGTTGCTCTTGTGTATGGTCAAATGAATGAACCGCCTGGTAATAGATTACGCGTAGCATTTACTGGTTTAACTATTGCAGAAAAATTTCGTGATGATGGAAAGAATGTTTTATTGTTTATTGATAACATATATCGTTACATTCTTGCAGGAACGGAAGTATCTGCACTGCTTGGTCGTATGCCATCTGCAGTTGGTTATCAACCTACATTATCTGAAGAAATGGGTTTATTGCAAGAAAGAATTACGTCAACTAAAAATGGTTCAATCACGTCTATTCAAGCAGTTTATGTGCCGGCAGATGATTTAACAGATCCTGCTCCTGCAACTACCTTTGCGCATTTGGATTCTACTGTTACGTTAAGTCGTCAAATCGCATCCCTAGGTATTTATCCCGCGATTGATCCATTAAATTCTACTAGTCGTCAACTAGATCCGAACATCATAGGTGATGAACATTACAACGTTGCAATTGCTGTTCGATCTATATTGCAAAAATATCAAGAATTAAAAGATATAATTTCTATTTTAGGTATGGATGAATTATCTGAAAAAGATAAATTATTAGTTTCAAGAGCGCGCAAAATACAAAAGTTTTTATCTCAACCATTTTTTGTAGCAGAGGTATTTACTGGTTTTCCAGGAAAATATGTATCATTACAAAAAAACGTTCAAGGTTTTAAGGGTATTATAGACGGTGAATTTGATACGATACCGGAGCAAGCGTTTTATATGGTAGGATCAATTGATGACGTGATCGAAAAAGCAAAAACATTATAA
- the atpC gene encoding F0F1 ATP synthase subunit epsilon has protein sequence MNFYLDIVSAKKRLFSGLVKKIRVSGSEGEMGIYPGHVQLISAIKPGTIYIVHNDQKKEYIYISGGILEVQPNIVSILADVAIYAADLNKDRILKTKKNAEELMNNKHAKVNKVDILLKISQEIAKLRSLEIMNKLR, from the coding sequence ATGAATTTTTATTTAGATATAGTCAGCGCTAAGAAACGACTCTTTTCTGGATTAGTGAAAAAAATACGTGTATCTGGATCAGAAGGTGAAATGGGAATTTATCCTGGACATGTACAATTAATAAGCGCAATTAAACCGGGTACGATATACATTGTTCATAATGATCAAAAAAAAGAATATATTTACATATCTGGGGGTATTTTGGAAGTACAACCTAATATAGTATCAATTTTAGCAGATGTAGCTATTTATGCTGCTGATTTAAATAAAGATCGTATTTTAAAAACTAAAAAAAATGCAGAAGAATTGATGAACAATAAACACGCCAAGGTGAACAAAGTTGATATTTTATTAAAAATATCACAAGAAATTGCAAAATTAAGATCTTTAGAAATTATGAACAAGTTAAGATAA